A genomic stretch from Dermochelys coriacea isolate rDerCor1 chromosome 24, rDerCor1.pri.v4, whole genome shotgun sequence includes:
- the LOC119848026 gene encoding scale keratin-like, with product MSYSYCPPQDCYYDICPHPCIDVRNEPCVTSCGDSSAVVYAPPVVVRFPGPTLATCPQDSIVGTTLPNLPARPGVSYGSGGGFRGSIGSGGSYGGGYGGGYNGGGYRGGNIVVYGGGARGDYGGGYGGSYGYGGSCDYSRKSYRSISGGGYSGSNYGNCGPC from the coding sequence ATGTCTTACTCTTATTGCCCACCCCAGGATTGCTATTATGATATATGCCCACACCCATGCATTGACGTCCGCAACGAGCCGTGTGTCACATCATGTGGAGATTCGAGTGCAGTGGTTTATGCGCCACCAGTTGTTGTGAGATTCCCAGGACCAACTCTCGCTACTTGCCCTCAAGACAGCATCGTGGGAACAACCTTACCAAATTTGCCTGCAAGACCTGGAGTCTCATATGGTTCTGGTGGAGGTTTCAGAGGCTCAATCGGTTCTGGGGGTAGCTATGGTGGTGGTTATGGGGGGGGTTACAATGGTGGTGGTTACAGGGGAGGTAACATTGTTGTTTatgggggaggagccaggggtgaTTATGGGGGTGGTTATGGAGGCTCATATGGTTATGGGGGCTCATGTGATTATAGCAGGAAGTCATATCGTAGCATTTCTGGGGGAGGATATTCTGGGTCCAACTATGGAAATTGTGGGCCATGTTAA